One window of Acidobacteriota bacterium genomic DNA carries:
- the ndhC gene encoding NADH-quinone oxidoreductase subunit A — MTQSFIPVLILLLFAIVLGAVMLGLAYIGGSHARSPQKLGPYESGVPQLDVSRKRFNVRFYKVAMSFIIFDIEAVFIFAWAVIYRETTTGGGELNWLPFIAMMIFTLPIALGFLYEWKKGTFDWT; from the coding sequence ATGACTCAATCCTTCATTCCTGTCCTGATTCTTCTTCTGTTTGCGATCGTTCTCGGAGCCGTCATGCTTGGTCTGGCGTACATCGGGGGATCGCACGCCCGGAGTCCGCAGAAGCTGGGGCCGTACGAGAGCGGTGTCCCGCAGCTCGACGTCTCCAGGAAGCGGTTCAATGTCCGCTTTTACAAGGTCGCGATGTCATTCATCATCTTCGACATCGAGGCGGTGTTCATCTTTGCCTGGGCGGTGATCTATCGGGAGACGACCACCGGCGGCGGCGAGCTCAACTGGCTGCCGTTCATCGCAATGATGATCTTCACGCTGCCGATTGCCCTCGGTTTTCTCTACGAGTGGAAGAAAGGTACTTTCGACTGGACCTGA
- a CDS encoding NAD(P)H-dependent oxidoreductase subunit E: protein MADLHPDSPYMPHRHPEPGATFEWDEEQRRELDRILERYPTKQAALLPVLHLAQRKVGWLPPHVIVKVSETLGLTPAWVFGVVTFYNMYNQKPRGKYFLQVCTNLSCMLRDAYDIYDHLCSRLRVKPGHNTEDGKFTVLEVECLGSCNTAPVVQVNDDYHENMTIEKIDDLIETLP, encoded by the coding sequence ATGGCCGATCTTCATCCTGACAGCCCATACATGCCCCACCGTCACCCCGAACCGGGGGCGACATTCGAGTGGGACGAGGAGCAGAGACGGGAGCTCGATCGGATTCTCGAGCGTTATCCGACGAAACAGGCTGCCCTGCTCCCGGTCCTCCATCTCGCGCAGCGAAAGGTCGGCTGGCTCCCGCCGCACGTCATCGTGAAGGTCTCCGAGACGCTCGGGCTGACCCCGGCCTGGGTCTTCGGCGTCGTCACCTTCTACAACATGTACAACCAGAAGCCCCGGGGGAAGTACTTTCTCCAGGTCTGCACGAATCTGAGCTGCATGTTGCGCGACGCCTACGACATCTACGACCACCTCTGCTCGCGGCTTCGTGTGAAACCGGGCCACAACACCGAGGACGGCAAGTTCACCGTTCTCGAGGTCGAGTGCCTCGGTTCATGCAACACGGCGCCGGTGGTTCAGGTCAACGACGATTACCACGAGAACATGACGATCGAGAAGATCGACGATCTGATCGAGACGCTTCCATGA